In Polynucleobacter sp. MWH-S4W17, a genomic segment contains:
- a CDS encoding DUF934 domain-containing protein, which yields MSQLNITSHQEILHFPKGGKPTLAPNEWQVWGGSQDEGGLPDLVHGAHKVLVPFTWWLEHHHEADVITKTQNGQIGVWFATDDDILKHADVIEAGKQVWPLVAAYFPVFRDGRSFSTAALLRNRFAWQGEIRAIGDVLIDQLLQGARVGFDSFALRPDQNLDVALKQFDLYTVTTQNSWRDKRTTLSA from the coding sequence ATGAGTCAACTCAATATCACCTCTCATCAAGAGATTTTGCATTTCCCTAAAGGCGGCAAACCTACCCTAGCTCCAAATGAATGGCAAGTGTGGGGCGGCAGCCAAGACGAAGGCGGCCTACCTGATCTGGTGCATGGCGCTCATAAAGTATTGGTCCCGTTTACTTGGTGGCTAGAGCATCATCATGAAGCAGACGTGATTACCAAAACCCAGAATGGTCAGATTGGCGTGTGGTTTGCTACTGATGATGACATTCTGAAACATGCCGATGTGATTGAAGCAGGCAAACAAGTCTGGCCTCTAGTGGCAGCATACTTCCCCGTCTTTAGAGATGGTCGCAGCTTTAGTACTGCCGCCTTATTGCGTAATCGTTTTGCCTGGCAAGGTGAGATCCGCGCCATTGGTGATGTATTGATTGATCAACTTCTACAAGGTGCTCGCGTTGGCTTTGATAGCTTTGCTTTGCGCCCTGATCAAAACTTAGATGTAGCTTTAAAACAGTTCGATTTGTACACAGTCACTACCCAAAATAGCTGGCGGGATAAACGCACCACTTTAAGCGCGTAA
- a CDS encoding glycosyltransferase family 4 protein produces MRVLIVSQYFWPESFRINEIALALRDEGCDVMVLTGQPNYPEGVSFRGYSWWSIGSEKFEGLTIFRVPLIPRGKAGAMRLALNYLSFIIFATFIGPFLLRGQEIDRIFVFGLSPILQAIPGIWLAHLKRAPLITWVQDLWPESLSVTGFVSNKMILKMVSRLVCWIYRKSDLILVQSLAFIDPVKKMAGPTPVRYHPNPGDFAFSMTENDCPPPFSVKSGFNVVFAGNMGAVQSLDTILGAAEILRQDKSIKLIMVGGGSRVEWLMSEVVRRGLTNIDFQGRLPLSFMPAIMAQASALLVSLSRGQIMSQTIPSKIQAYLAAGRPIIASLDGEGGRIILEAGAGVVAPSEDVRGLANAILELSAMGKDELAGMGQKARTYYEENFEPRLLAQKLKKLLAMRPGEF; encoded by the coding sequence ATGCGAGTTTTGATAGTTTCCCAGTATTTTTGGCCGGAATCCTTTCGGATTAATGAGATTGCTTTGGCTCTTCGTGATGAAGGGTGTGATGTGATGGTTTTAACGGGTCAGCCAAACTATCCCGAAGGCGTCTCCTTTAGGGGGTATTCGTGGTGGTCCATAGGTAGTGAGAAATTTGAAGGGCTCACTATATTTCGTGTGCCACTGATTCCAAGGGGTAAGGCTGGCGCGATGCGTTTGGCTCTAAATTATTTATCTTTTATTATTTTTGCAACATTCATTGGCCCATTTTTATTGCGAGGTCAAGAGATTGATAGGATATTTGTTTTTGGCCTATCCCCAATCCTTCAGGCTATACCAGGCATTTGGCTGGCGCACCTCAAGAGGGCGCCGCTAATTACTTGGGTACAAGATCTCTGGCCCGAAAGCCTAAGCGTCACTGGGTTCGTTAGCAATAAAATGATTCTCAAGATGGTGTCACGCTTAGTCTGTTGGATATATCGCAAAAGTGATTTAATCTTAGTCCAGTCACTAGCTTTTATTGACCCAGTCAAAAAAATGGCAGGACCCACACCAGTAAGGTATCACCCGAATCCCGGAGATTTTGCATTTTCAATGACTGAGAATGATTGCCCGCCCCCTTTTTCAGTTAAGTCCGGATTTAATGTTGTCTTTGCAGGGAATATGGGTGCCGTTCAATCGCTAGACACAATTCTTGGTGCGGCAGAAATTCTTCGCCAAGATAAAAGTATTAAATTAATCATGGTTGGGGGTGGTAGCCGTGTTGAATGGCTTATGTCTGAGGTAGTTCGTCGAGGTCTAACTAACATAGACTTTCAGGGTCGCCTTCCACTGTCATTTATGCCGGCCATCATGGCTCAGGCATCAGCTTTACTAGTTAGTTTGAGCAGGGGTCAAATAATGAGCCAAACAATTCCCAGTAAGATTCAGGCTTATCTTGCTGCGGGAAGACCTATTATTGCGTCATTAGATGGTGAGGGTGGCCGTATTATTCTTGAGGCTGGTGCTGGAGTGGTGGCGCCTTCGGAAGATGTGCGAGGTTTGGCTAACGCCATACTTGAGTTGAGCGCTATGGGTAAAGATGAGCTTGCAGGAATGGGTCAAAAAGCACGAACTTACTATGAGGAAAATTTTGAACCTAGACTCTTGGCTCAAAAGCTAAAGAAATTGTTGGCTATGAGACCAGGGGAATTCTAG
- the cobA gene encoding uroporphyrinogen-III C-methyltransferase, whose amino-acid sequence MTKAFANNNNPLGKVYLVGAGPGAVDLITVRGAKLLEQADIVFYDALVDPEMLTLCPQAEKIEVGKRCGKLSSAQQFINKRLVDAAQKHQVIVRLKGGDPMLFGRADEEIQTLKAAGIEVQVVPGITAALAGAASIQQSLTLRGVSRSVAFITLAQGAENVAPGQPISNPTADTLVYYMGRKDAARIAQQLIEQSPNQNVSTPVQILEAVSTPRERLWISTLEELAAGKADQWFDSSSPALIMIGEALAARKMSNKQVPNDSTLTVVAPTIPKSKAA is encoded by the coding sequence ATGACTAAAGCTTTTGCCAATAACAACAATCCGCTTGGAAAAGTGTATTTAGTAGGTGCCGGACCGGGTGCCGTGGATCTGATTACCGTTCGTGGTGCCAAACTATTAGAGCAAGCGGACATTGTTTTCTACGACGCTTTGGTGGATCCAGAGATGCTGACACTATGCCCGCAGGCTGAGAAGATCGAAGTCGGTAAACGTTGCGGCAAGCTGTCTTCAGCACAACAGTTTATTAATAAGCGCTTAGTAGATGCTGCACAGAAACATCAAGTGATTGTGCGCCTCAAAGGTGGCGACCCGATGCTCTTTGGTCGTGCCGATGAAGAAATCCAGACTCTTAAAGCTGCTGGGATTGAAGTTCAGGTTGTGCCTGGAATTACTGCTGCGCTTGCTGGAGCAGCCAGTATTCAACAGTCGCTGACATTACGTGGAGTATCCCGTAGCGTGGCATTTATCACCTTAGCTCAGGGCGCCGAGAATGTCGCCCCAGGACAGCCCATTTCCAATCCTACTGCTGACACTCTGGTGTATTACATGGGTCGCAAAGATGCGGCGCGTATTGCGCAGCAATTGATTGAACAAAGCCCCAATCAGAATGTCAGTACACCTGTACAAATATTGGAGGCCGTGAGCACTCCACGTGAGCGCCTATGGATAAGCACTTTGGAAGAGTTGGCTGCAGGCAAAGCAGATCAATGGTTTGATAGCAGCTCGCCTGCCCTGATCATGATTGGTGAGGCACTTGCAGCGCGCAAGATGAGTAATAAACAGGTGCCAAACGATTCAACCTTAACTGTTGTGGCCCCAACTATTCCAAAGAGCAAAGCAGCTTAA
- a CDS encoding calcium:proton antiporter has protein sequence MTNLLSQTWFIALMSITLIGAVLSAVHHAEVIAHKTGEPFGTLILSISVTIIEVSLIISMMLAGHDGSEFIARDAVFATVMIVINGVIGLCIFMGGLTHHEMTFRNEGTNSALAVLTALATFILVMPIVTVSTPGPDFTKSQLAFAGIASFALYIAFLFFQTVSHRDYYLPKAEDKKTDSNFHALKPSNLKTAVSGALLILSLITVVGLAELLSPAIERGVAAAGAPKTIVGIAIALLVLMPEGFAAVRAAKANRLQSSLNLALGSALASIGLTIPTVAAIAIFFNLPLSLGISDLNMTLMYLSFFIGALTLAIGRTTLLQGVVHIIIFLEYLFLSLVP, from the coding sequence ATGACTAACTTACTCAGCCAAACTTGGTTCATTGCCCTCATGAGCATAACGCTGATTGGAGCAGTTCTCTCAGCTGTTCACCATGCTGAAGTGATTGCCCATAAAACTGGTGAGCCATTTGGCACACTGATACTGTCGATTAGCGTCACCATTATTGAGGTATCCCTCATTATCTCCATGATGCTCGCTGGTCATGATGGATCTGAATTCATTGCTCGTGATGCAGTGTTTGCCACAGTCATGATTGTGATCAATGGTGTGATTGGCCTCTGTATTTTTATGGGTGGCTTAACGCATCATGAGATGACTTTCCGTAACGAAGGCACGAACTCAGCATTAGCGGTATTAACTGCTCTTGCGACCTTTATTTTGGTCATGCCAATTGTTACTGTGAGTACGCCTGGGCCAGATTTCACCAAGAGCCAATTAGCATTTGCTGGCATCGCTTCATTTGCTCTTTATATTGCATTTCTCTTCTTCCAGACTGTCAGTCATCGCGACTACTACCTTCCTAAGGCAGAAGATAAAAAAACGGATAGTAATTTTCATGCTCTCAAACCAAGCAATTTGAAGACTGCGGTTAGTGGAGCACTACTAATACTCTCTCTGATTACCGTAGTAGGCCTTGCGGAGCTACTGAGTCCAGCCATTGAGCGCGGTGTTGCTGCTGCTGGTGCGCCTAAAACGATTGTGGGTATCGCTATTGCACTACTGGTATTAATGCCAGAGGGCTTTGCGGCTGTTAGAGCAGCCAAGGCCAATCGATTGCAAAGTAGTTTGAACTTGGCCCTAGGCTCGGCCTTAGCGAGTATTGGCTTAACCATCCCCACAGTTGCCGCCATTGCGATCTTCTTTAATCTTCCGTTAAGCCTAGGAATTAGCGATCTCAATATGACACTGATGTATTTGTCATTCTTTATTGGGGCACTAACACTAGCGATTGGTAGAACTACCCTCTTACAAGGTGTAGTTCACATCATCATCTTCTTGGAATATTTGTTCTTAAGCTTAGTACCGTAA
- a CDS encoding type II toxin-antitoxin system RelE/ParE family toxin, whose translation MIQSFSHRGLELFFSKGSYKAIPAQHAARLIRILDRLEAAVIPEDMDLPGYRFHQLQGKRKKTFAVLVSGNWRLTFKFDGENAVYVDLEDYH comes from the coding sequence ATGATCCAATCTTTTAGTCATCGAGGTTTAGAACTCTTTTTTTCAAAAGGAAGTTATAAGGCAATCCCAGCGCAGCATGCCGCTCGCCTCATTCGCATACTGGATAGACTGGAGGCAGCAGTTATTCCTGAGGATATGGATTTGCCGGGTTATCGCTTTCATCAGCTGCAGGGTAAAAGAAAAAAGACTTTTGCTGTACTTGTTTCTGGTAACTGGCGGCTGACATTTAAATTTGATGGTGAAAATGCAGTATATGTAGATTTGGAGGATTATCACTAA
- a CDS encoding sirohydrochlorin chelatase produces the protein MKAIILFGHGARDNRWREPFDRLAALWQEQHPSTPVELAFLEMMQPSLEGAVTSLAAGGATQITVVPVFFGQGGHLRNDFPVLLEECRGKFPGIQLGATPAVGEDLAVLQAIVDFGGRNIGL, from the coding sequence ATGAAAGCCATTATCTTATTTGGGCACGGTGCCCGTGATAACCGCTGGCGCGAGCCTTTTGATCGTTTGGCTGCTTTATGGCAAGAGCAGCATCCCAGCACACCTGTAGAGTTGGCTTTCTTGGAAATGATGCAGCCATCATTAGAGGGGGCGGTGACTTCTTTGGCTGCCGGTGGTGCCACTCAAATTACTGTAGTGCCTGTTTTCTTTGGGCAGGGCGGTCACCTGCGAAATGATTTTCCAGTATTGCTGGAAGAATGCCGAGGTAAATTCCCCGGCATTCAATTAGGCGCTACGCCTGCTGTTGGCGAGGATTTGGCTGTCTTGCAGGCGATTGTCGATTTTGGGGGGCGAAATATAGGGTTGTAA
- a CDS encoding DUF6516 family protein, giving the protein MTKKVRPQLESLIEREAFKLKAGSGGGVLSFEVWGYISEGKTVVTRYNLAYINRLICQKDNGRVLGFDNAHDYHHKHYMGKVTPVTFVSYEKTLERFEKEWQEIIKEVKKGKK; this is encoded by the coding sequence ATGACAAAAAAAGTTAGGCCTCAGCTTGAATCCTTAATTGAACGAGAAGCATTTAAGTTAAAGGCAGGTAGCGGTGGCGGTGTTTTGAGCTTTGAAGTGTGGGGTTATATTAGTGAGGGTAAAACAGTAGTGACTCGCTATAACCTGGCATATATCAATCGGTTGATTTGCCAAAAAGATAATGGCAGAGTGCTTGGATTTGACAATGCTCATGACTATCACCACAAGCATTACATGGGTAAGGTGACCCCAGTAACTTTTGTAAGTTATGAAAAAACATTAGAACGTTTTGAAAAAGAGTGGCAAGAAATTATCAAGGAAGTAAAAAAGGGTAAAAAATGA
- the wecB gene encoding non-hydrolyzing UDP-N-acetylglucosamine 2-epimerase, which produces MLKLKVMTIVGTRPEVIRLSRVMALLDEYCEHTIVHTGQNYDYELNEVFFTDLGIRKPDIFLEAAGATAAETIGLVIMAADKAMQKYQPEALLLLGDTNSCLAAIAAKRRKIPIFHMEAGNRCFDFRVPEEINRRIVDHTSDINLTYSEIAREYLLREGLPPDQVIKTGSPMREVIDYYKMGIDSSDVLSRLALQRHNYFVVSMHREENVDSFENLEKLIGILNALASKYKEPVIVSTHPRTRKRLDVFKLNTHPLIQFMKPFGFLDYIKLQTEARCVLSDSGTITEESSILNFPALNLREVHERPEGFEEAAVMMVGLSVERVIQGLAILDGQSRGDNRDIRLVADYSAENVSNKVLRIIQSYTDFINRKVWHKDSNNQAVK; this is translated from the coding sequence ATGCTTAAATTAAAGGTTATGACGATTGTTGGCACGCGACCAGAGGTTATCCGCTTATCGCGCGTGATGGCACTACTTGATGAGTATTGCGAACATACAATTGTCCATACTGGCCAAAATTATGATTATGAGCTAAATGAAGTATTTTTTACTGACCTCGGAATACGTAAGCCGGATATTTTTCTGGAGGCGGCCGGGGCAACGGCTGCCGAAACAATTGGACTGGTAATTATGGCGGCTGATAAAGCGATGCAGAAATATCAGCCGGAAGCGTTGTTATTGCTTGGGGATACCAATAGCTGTCTAGCTGCAATTGCAGCAAAGCGACGCAAGATCCCCATTTTCCATATGGAAGCGGGTAATCGCTGTTTTGACTTTCGAGTTCCAGAGGAAATTAATCGCCGTATCGTTGATCACACATCGGATATAAATCTGACTTATAGTGAAATTGCGCGGGAATACCTGTTACGAGAGGGGTTACCCCCCGATCAGGTGATCAAGACGGGCAGCCCAATGAGGGAGGTGATTGACTATTACAAGATGGGTATTGACTCGTCTGATGTGCTTTCTCGTTTAGCACTTCAAAGACATAACTATTTTGTAGTCAGTATGCATCGAGAAGAAAATGTAGACTCTTTTGAAAATCTTGAAAAACTTATTGGCATCTTAAATGCTTTAGCATCAAAATATAAAGAGCCGGTAATTGTCTCTACCCACCCACGAACCCGGAAACGTTTAGATGTCTTTAAATTAAATACTCATCCACTGATTCAATTCATGAAGCCCTTTGGATTTCTTGATTATATAAAGTTGCAAACGGAAGCGCGCTGCGTTTTGTCTGATAGTGGAACCATCACCGAAGAATCTTCAATTTTAAACTTCCCAGCTCTGAATTTACGAGAGGTTCATGAGCGTCCAGAGGGTTTTGAAGAGGCGGCAGTAATGATGGTTGGGCTCAGTGTTGAGCGTGTTATTCAAGGATTGGCCATACTTGATGGTCAATCTCGCGGAGACAATCGTGATATTCGCTTGGTTGCAGATTATTCGGCTGAGAATGTATCAAATAAGGTGCTTCGAATTATCCAAAGTTATACAGATTTTATAAATCGGAAAGTGTGGCATAAAGACTCAAATAATCAAGCTGTGAAATAG
- a CDS encoding HigA family addiction module antitoxin has protein sequence MKKLMKSLRNTNRRPTHPGEILREDVLPALGVTQAVLASHLGVSRLTVSEILHEKRGISAEMAVRIARVIGGTPQSWLHMQEAVDIWEVEQKFQQHPESAPTAITLLALAA, from the coding sequence ATGAAGAAATTAATGAAGAGTTTAAGAAATACAAATCGTAGGCCTACGCATCCCGGAGAAATTCTCCGTGAAGATGTATTGCCGGCTCTTGGCGTTACCCAAGCGGTTTTGGCAAGTCACCTAGGGGTGAGTCGCCTTACTGTTTCAGAGATCCTGCATGAGAAAAGAGGTATCAGCGCAGAAATGGCCGTGCGTATCGCGCGAGTGATTGGTGGAACACCTCAGAGTTGGCTACACATGCAAGAGGCAGTTGATATTTGGGAGGTGGAGCAAAAATTCCAGCAGCATCCAGAATCGGCACCTACTGCCATTACCTTATTGGCACTCGCGGCGTAA
- a CDS encoding polysaccharide biosynthesis protein, whose translation MFKNKILLITGGTGSFGNAVLERFINSEIAEIRIFSRDEKKQEDMRISLKSEKLKFYIGDVRDYDSIHDALKGVDYVFHAAALKQVPSCEFYPMEAIRTNVLGAENVMRAAIANEVKRCVVLSTDKAVYPINAMGISKAMMEKLMVAQSRLCNPGKTVLSATRYGNVMASRGSVIPLFLDQIQSGNALTLTDPTMTRFLMTLEESVDLVLYAFEHALPGDIFVQKAPASTIGDLALAMKQLFRQENEIRVIGTRHGEKLYESLLSREEMARAEDLGGYYRVPADSRDLNYAKYFVEGEIDVSSLSDYTSHNTERLDVEGVKRVLMKLDIIRKAIDA comes from the coding sequence ATGTTTAAAAATAAAATTCTTTTGATTACGGGCGGCACCGGTTCATTTGGTAATGCGGTACTTGAACGCTTCATTAATTCCGAAATTGCTGAAATTCGGATTTTTAGTCGCGATGAAAAAAAACAAGAGGACATGCGCATTTCTCTTAAAAGTGAAAAGCTCAAGTTCTACATTGGTGATGTGCGCGACTATGACAGTATTCATGACGCTCTAAAGGGCGTTGATTATGTATTTCATGCTGCCGCACTAAAACAAGTTCCATCTTGCGAGTTTTATCCGATGGAAGCGATTCGAACTAATGTGCTTGGGGCTGAGAATGTTATGCGAGCAGCTATTGCCAATGAAGTGAAGCGTTGCGTTGTTTTGAGCACTGACAAGGCCGTATATCCAATTAATGCGATGGGAATATCAAAGGCCATGATGGAAAAGTTAATGGTGGCACAGTCACGTCTTTGTAATCCAGGAAAAACAGTCTTATCTGCCACTCGTTATGGCAATGTTATGGCATCGCGAGGATCTGTAATTCCACTATTTCTAGATCAGATTCAGTCTGGCAATGCCCTTACGCTAACGGATCCAACTATGACTCGATTTCTGATGACGCTAGAAGAGTCAGTTGATTTGGTTTTATACGCATTTGAGCATGCTCTTCCAGGGGATATTTTTGTACAGAAGGCGCCCGCATCAACCATAGGTGATCTAGCGCTCGCAATGAAGCAATTATTTCGCCAAGAAAATGAAATTAGGGTTATCGGGACTCGTCACGGCGAAAAGCTATATGAGTCTCTTTTATCGCGTGAGGAAATGGCGAGAGCGGAAGATCTTGGTGGGTATTATCGAGTCCCTGCTGACTCTAGAGATTTAAACTACGCAAAATATTTTGTTGAGGGCGAGATTGATGTTTCATCCCTAAGCGATTACACCTCTCACAATACAGAACGGCTTGATGTTGAGGGTGTGAAGAGAGTGCTCATGAAGTTAGATATTATCCGTAAGGCTATCGATGCTTAA
- a CDS encoding nucleoside-diphosphate sugar epimerase/dehydratase: protein MPITASKKSLLSLPRFVKRAVAMFFDTLLCAFTVWLAFGLRLDQWGHFQGSQWWTFIFAIGFSFPLFIVFGLYRAIFRYVGSAALASMARVFIIYTSLFFCAFTLIGVDGVPRSIGIIQPILLFIAIGASRYFVRHWLGGMNSIQKSLHRAQPVALIYGAGSAGRQLAAGLASNKEILVKAFIDDDPHLQGSTINGVSVYPNDGMQELIDRLDITDVLLAIPSASQARRSEIIASLNGRGVRVRTLPGLIDIASGRVRISDLHDLDMNDLLGRAVVPPEVRLLEKNIRDQVVLVTGAGGSIGSELCRQIIKFSPKSLVLIDNSEHSLYLIYEELKKALIELEDDRLAAVGGDQLSLSHSVFPIKLVPCLASVRDGDLLLKIFRAHQPATVFHAAAYKHVPLVEQNPAEGIRNNVFGTFTCAQVSLECGISQFILVSTDKAVRPTNVMGASKRIAELILQAMAEIAANGEHSTNFSMVRFGNVLGSSGSVAPLFSAQIAAGGPITLTHSEVTRYFMTIPEAAQLVIQASAMAVGGDVFVLDMGEPVRIYDLAVKMVYLSGLLVKDEAHPHGDIEIEVTGLRPGEKLYEELLIGDNPQPTTHPKIMKAHEEFLSWGDLQQELEKLNVALDASDSDLIRGMLKKLVPGYKPNGDTVDWNGGPKQ from the coding sequence GTGCCAATTACTGCATCCAAAAAGTCCCTATTAAGTCTGCCCCGTTTTGTTAAGCGGGCTGTTGCGATGTTTTTCGATACCTTGCTTTGTGCATTTACTGTTTGGCTAGCTTTTGGTCTTCGATTGGATCAATGGGGTCATTTTCAAGGTAGTCAATGGTGGACATTCATATTTGCCATTGGATTTTCATTTCCCCTCTTTATTGTTTTTGGCTTATACCGAGCCATTTTTAGGTATGTTGGCTCGGCAGCTCTTGCATCCATGGCGCGTGTTTTTATCATCTACACCAGTTTATTTTTCTGTGCATTTACGCTGATTGGCGTCGATGGCGTACCAAGGTCCATTGGCATTATTCAGCCCATATTGTTATTTATCGCAATTGGAGCTAGTCGATATTTTGTACGCCATTGGTTAGGCGGCATGAATAGTATTCAAAAGTCATTGCACAGGGCTCAACCTGTTGCACTCATCTACGGGGCTGGGTCAGCCGGCCGTCAGCTGGCAGCAGGATTGGCCAGCAATAAAGAGATCTTGGTTAAAGCTTTTATTGACGACGATCCCCATTTGCAAGGAAGTACTATTAATGGGGTTTCTGTGTATCCCAACGACGGTATGCAAGAGCTTATCGACCGACTTGATATTACCGATGTGCTTCTAGCCATTCCTTCTGCAAGTCAGGCGCGAAGAAGCGAGATTATTGCCTCATTAAATGGACGTGGGGTGCGTGTTCGCACCTTGCCGGGGTTGATTGATATTGCCTCTGGTCGAGTCAGGATATCGGACTTACATGATTTGGATATGAATGACTTGCTCGGTAGGGCGGTAGTGCCGCCTGAAGTGAGGCTATTAGAAAAAAATATTCGCGATCAGGTTGTTTTGGTAACTGGGGCTGGAGGCTCAATTGGTAGCGAGCTATGTCGGCAGATCATTAAATTCTCTCCAAAATCTTTAGTTCTAATTGATAACAGTGAGCACTCCCTCTATCTTATCTATGAGGAATTAAAGAAGGCTCTTATTGAGCTCGAGGATGATCGTTTGGCTGCAGTTGGTGGCGATCAACTTTCATTATCCCATTCAGTTTTTCCAATTAAGTTGGTGCCTTGCTTGGCTTCAGTGCGCGATGGCGATCTGCTATTGAAGATCTTTAGAGCTCATCAGCCGGCTACGGTCTTTCATGCCGCAGCATATAAACATGTTCCATTGGTGGAGCAAAACCCGGCTGAAGGAATTCGAAATAATGTTTTTGGAACCTTCACTTGCGCCCAGGTGAGCTTAGAGTGCGGCATATCCCAATTTATTTTGGTGAGTACTGATAAGGCTGTTAGGCCAACGAATGTCATGGGTGCCAGCAAGCGAATTGCCGAGCTAATATTGCAGGCTATGGCTGAGATCGCTGCTAACGGCGAACATTCAACGAATTTTTCGATGGTGCGATTTGGTAATGTATTAGGCTCCTCTGGCTCTGTGGCGCCACTTTTCAGTGCTCAAATTGCGGCAGGTGGACCTATTACCCTCACACATTCTGAAGTGACGCGTTATTTCATGACGATTCCTGAAGCGGCGCAGTTGGTGATTCAGGCTAGTGCAATGGCTGTTGGAGGTGATGTCTTTGTATTGGACATGGGCGAGCCTGTGCGTATTTATGATTTGGCAGTCAAGATGGTGTATTTATCGGGTCTATTGGTCAAAGATGAAGCTCATCCTCATGGTGATATAGAGATTGAAGTTACAGGATTACGTCCAGGGGAAAAGCTTTATGAAGAACTCTTGATTGGTGATAATCCGCAGCCAACGACTCATCCAAAAATTATGAAGGCCCATGAGGAGTTTTTATCTTGGGGCGATTTACAACAAGAACTTGAAAAACTTAATGTTGCCTTAGATGCATCTGATAGTGATTTGATTAGAGGGATGCTGAAAAAATTAGTTCCCGGCTACAAACCTAATGGCGATACAGTAGATTGGAATGGGGGTCCTAAGCAATGA
- a CDS encoding sugar transferase has product MKRIFDFSCALCASVLLALPILIVAIMVRLTSSGPILYWSDRVGMANVIFRMPKFRTMQVGTPAIATHLLSDSGQYLTSVGSFLRKSSLDELPQLWSILVGDMSFVGPRPALFNQDDLIALRTEYGVDKLVPGLTGWAQVNGRDELSIPIKVQYEVEYLNKQSFWFDMRILGLTFLKVVRRTGVSH; this is encoded by the coding sequence ATGAAGCGTATATTTGATTTCTCTTGTGCCTTATGTGCCTCAGTTTTATTGGCTCTTCCCATTTTGATTGTAGCAATCATGGTTAGGTTAACGTCTTCAGGACCTATACTATATTGGTCTGATCGTGTCGGTATGGCCAATGTTATTTTTAGGATGCCTAAATTTCGCACCATGCAAGTTGGCACTCCTGCTATAGCAACTCATTTACTTTCTGACTCAGGCCAATATTTAACGTCGGTAGGTTCATTTTTAAGAAAATCAAGTCTAGATGAATTGCCGCAACTATGGAGTATTTTGGTTGGTGATATGAGTTTTGTGGGCCCACGCCCAGCACTCTTTAATCAAGATGATTTAATCGCTTTGCGAACAGAGTATGGGGTGGATAAGTTAGTGCCAGGATTAACTGGTTGGGCTCAAGTAAATGGCCGCGATGAATTATCAATCCCAATTAAAGTGCAATATGAGGTGGAGTATCTCAATAAGCAGTCTTTCTGGTTTGATATGAGGATACTGGGCTTAACCTTTTTAAAGGTTGTTCGGCGAACTGGAGTTTCTCATTAG